The following are encoded in a window of Streptomyces sp. 11x1 genomic DNA:
- a CDS encoding MDR family MFS transporter, producing the protein MDAEKKNEVSGGAEADGPQSRSVRVVLLALMIAMLLAMLDNMIIGTAMPTIVGELGGLEHLSWVVTAYTLATAASTPIWGKLGDLYGRKRVFMTSIVIFLIGSALSGMAQDMGQLIGFRAVQGLGAGGLMVGVMAIIGDLIPPRERGKYQGMMAGVMALAMIAGPLVGGSITDHWGWRWSFYINLPLGVVALIAVSAVLHLPKPSREGRSARNIDYLGAGLLTVGITAIVLVTTWGGTEYAWGSAVIMELIALGVTSLVGFVFVQKRAAEPVIPLHIFRSRNFTLMSLIGFFTGFVMFGAVLFLPLYQQSVQGASATNSGLLLLPMLGAMLAVSMVAGRVTTNSGRYKVFPVVGSVLMIVGLFLLAQMDTGTSRVTSGLYMAVLGAGMGCLMQITMLVAQNSVEMKDMGVASSTTTLSRTLGSSFGVAIMGALFNSRVQDVMAERAGALGSRVTEQSAQLDAASLAKLPEAAREAYQYAVSAGTHSAFLLGAVVSVVALVAAVFVKEVPLRGAGGSAGASGEGGVAGDAGAKEAAAAV; encoded by the coding sequence ATGGATGCGGAGAAGAAGAACGAAGTGAGCGGTGGGGCCGAGGCGGACGGACCGCAGTCGCGCAGTGTGCGGGTGGTGCTGCTCGCGCTCATGATCGCCATGCTGCTCGCGATGCTCGACAACATGATCATCGGCACCGCGATGCCGACGATCGTGGGCGAGCTGGGCGGGCTCGAACACCTCTCGTGGGTCGTCACCGCCTACACGCTCGCGACCGCCGCCTCCACGCCCATCTGGGGCAAGCTCGGCGACCTCTACGGCCGCAAGCGGGTCTTCATGACCTCGATCGTGATCTTCCTGATCGGGTCGGCGCTGAGCGGTATGGCCCAGGACATGGGGCAACTCATCGGGTTCCGCGCGGTGCAGGGACTCGGCGCCGGCGGACTGATGGTCGGCGTCATGGCGATCATCGGCGACCTGATACCGCCCCGGGAGCGCGGAAAGTACCAGGGCATGATGGCCGGGGTGATGGCCCTCGCCATGATCGCCGGGCCGCTGGTGGGCGGGTCCATCACGGACCACTGGGGCTGGCGCTGGTCCTTCTACATCAACCTGCCGCTCGGCGTCGTGGCGCTCATCGCCGTCAGCGCCGTGCTGCATCTGCCGAAGCCGTCGCGCGAGGGGCGGTCGGCGCGGAACATCGACTATCTGGGCGCGGGCCTGCTGACCGTCGGCATCACGGCGATCGTGCTGGTCACCACGTGGGGCGGCACCGAGTACGCCTGGGGCTCGGCCGTCATCATGGAGCTGATCGCGCTCGGGGTGACCTCGCTGGTCGGGTTCGTGTTCGTGCAGAAGCGGGCGGCCGAGCCGGTGATCCCGCTGCACATCTTCCGCAGCCGGAACTTCACGCTGATGTCCCTGATCGGGTTCTTCACCGGGTTCGTGATGTTCGGCGCAGTGCTGTTCCTGCCGCTGTACCAGCAGTCGGTGCAAGGCGCGTCCGCGACGAACTCCGGGCTGTTGCTGCTGCCGATGCTGGGGGCGATGCTCGCGGTGTCGATGGTGGCCGGGCGGGTGACCACGAACAGCGGCCGCTACAAGGTCTTCCCCGTGGTCGGGAGCGTCCTGATGATCGTGGGGCTGTTCCTGCTGGCGCAGATGGACACCGGGACGAGCCGGGTGACGTCCGGGCTGTACATGGCCGTGCTGGGTGCCGGTATGGGATGCCTGATGCAGATCACGATGCTGGTCGCGCAGAACAGCGTCGAGATGAAGGACATGGGGGTGGCGTCGTCCACGACCACGCTGTCCCGGACCCTCGGGTCGTCCTTCGGGGTCGCGATCATGGGTGCGCTGTTCAACAGCCGGGTGCAGGACGTGATGGCCGAGCGGGCCGGGGCGCTGGGGTCCAGGGTGACTGAGCAGTCGGCGCAGCTGGACGCGGCGAGTCTGGCGAAGCTGCCGGAGGCCGCGCGGGAGGCGTACCAGTACGCGGTGTCCGCCGGGACGCACTCGGCGTTCCTGCTGGGGGCGGTCGTCTCGGTGGTGGCGTTGGTGGCGGCGGTGTTCGTGAAGGAGGTGCCGTTGCGGGGGGCCGGGGGGTCTGCGGGTGCCTCCGGCGAGGGCGGGGTGGCCGGCGACGCTGGGGCGAAGGAGGCGGCTGCCGCCGTCTGA
- a CDS encoding TetR/AcrR family transcriptional regulator has product MSGTTRDATGPTIPTPKRQRRGDTRQRIQDVALELFAEQGYEKTSLREIAERLDVTKAALYYHFKTKEDILIGLFRDLQRPIDELIEWAGTQPRTLDTKREILRRYSLALADVAPLFRFMQENQATVRELSVGETFKDRMIRLIDTIKEPDAALTDQVRCTSALFTMHAGMFVLRDLEGDPEEKRKAVLEVAIDLVTQAHAGTPHS; this is encoded by the coding sequence ATGAGCGGCACGACACGGGACGCGACGGGCCCGACGATCCCGACACCTAAGCGGCAGCGTCGCGGCGACACCCGCCAGCGCATCCAGGACGTCGCCCTCGAACTCTTCGCCGAGCAGGGCTACGAGAAGACCTCGCTGCGAGAGATCGCCGAACGCCTCGATGTGACGAAGGCGGCGCTGTACTACCACTTCAAGACCAAGGAGGACATCCTCATCGGTCTCTTCCGGGACCTGCAGCGCCCGATCGACGAACTGATCGAATGGGCGGGCACCCAGCCGCGCACCCTCGACACCAAGCGGGAGATCCTGCGCCGCTACAGCCTGGCCCTGGCCGACGTCGCCCCCCTCTTCCGCTTCATGCAGGAGAACCAGGCGACGGTCCGCGAACTGAGCGTCGGCGAGACGTTCAAGGACCGCATGATCCGGCTGATCGACACCATCAAGGAACCGGACGCCGCCCTGACCGACCAGGTCCGCTGCACGAGCGCCCTGTTCACCATGCACGCCGGCATGTTCGTCCTCAGGGACCTCGAAGGCGACCCCGAGGAGAAGCGCAAGGCCGTCCTGGAGGTCGCGATCGACCTGGTGACCCAGGCACACGCCGGCACCCCACACTCGTGA
- a CDS encoding M23 family metallopeptidase, with amino-acid sequence MSQRVRTPRSRMSQLRVRAAVAAVGVGVSGVLGAGVAAAAGGAQATSAGTATVQTAAAKKAASWVSPVKGYKLSARFAQAGNMWSAKHGGQDFAVKSGTAVAAAHGGTVVKAGGNGAGDGPAYGNAVVIKHGNGTFSQYAHLSKVNVKVGQVVKTGQRIALSGNTGNSSGPHLHFEIRTTANYGSAIDPVAFLRTKGVSV; translated from the coding sequence ATGTCGCAGCGTGTTCGCACTCCCCGTTCCCGTATGTCCCAGCTCCGTGTCCGTGCCGCCGTGGCGGCCGTGGGTGTAGGTGTCTCGGGCGTGCTGGGGGCCGGGGTCGCGGCCGCCGCCGGTGGTGCTCAGGCCACGAGCGCCGGCACCGCCACCGTCCAGACCGCCGCCGCCAAGAAGGCCGCCTCCTGGGTCAGCCCCGTCAAGGGGTACAAGCTGAGCGCGCGGTTCGCCCAGGCCGGCAACATGTGGTCCGCGAAGCACGGCGGCCAGGACTTCGCCGTCAAGAGCGGTACGGCCGTCGCCGCCGCGCACGGCGGAACCGTCGTGAAGGCCGGCGGCAACGGCGCTGGTGACGGCCCGGCGTACGGCAACGCCGTCGTCATCAAGCACGGCAACGGCACGTTCTCGCAGTACGCCCACCTGTCCAAGGTGAACGTGAAGGTCGGCCAGGTCGTCAAGACCGGGCAGCGCATAGCCCTCTCCGGCAACACCGGTAACTCCAGCGGGCCGCACCTGCACTTCGAGATCCGTACGACCGCGAACTACGGCTCGGCCATCGACCCGGTCGCCTTCCTGCGGACCAAGGGCGTCAGCGTCTGA
- a CDS encoding ATP-dependent Clp protease ATP-binding subunit, protein MFERFTDRARRVVVLAQEEARMLNHNYIGTEHILLGLIHEGEGVAAKALESLGISLEAVRQQVEEIIGQGQQAPSGHIPFTPRAKKVLELSLREALQLGHNYIGTEHILLGLIREGEGVAAQVLVKLGADLNRVRQQVIQLLSGYQGKETATAGGPAEGTPSTSLVLDQFGRNLTQAARESKLDPVIGREKEIERVMQVLSRRTKNNPVLIGEPGVGKTAVVEGLAQAIVKGEVPETLKDKHLYTLDLGALVAGSRYRGDFEERLKKVLKEIRTRGDIILFIDELHTLVGAGAAEGAIDAASILKPMLARGELQTIGATTLDEYRKHLEKDAALERRFQPIQVAEPSLPHTIEILKGLRDRYEAHHRVSITDEALVQAATLADRYISDRFLPDKAIDLIDEAGSRMRIRRMTAPPDLREFDEKIAGVRRDKESAIDSQDFEKAASLRDKEKQLLAAKAKREKEWKAGDMDVVAEVDGELIAEVLATATGIPVFKLTEEESSRLLRMEDELHKRVIGQVDAVKALSKAIRRTRAGLKDPKRPGGSFIFAGPSGVGKTELSKALAEFLFGDEDALISLDMSEFSEKHTVSRLFGSPPGYVGYEEGGQLTEKVRRKPFSVVLFDEVEKAHPDIFNSLLQILEDGRLTDSQGRVVDFKNTVIIMTTNLGTRDISKGFNLGFAASGDKKTNYERMKNKVSDELKQHFRPEFLNRVDDVVVFPQLTQEDILAIVDLMIGKVDERLKDRDMGIELSQSAKELLSKKGYDPVLGARPLRRTIQREIEDTLSEKILFGELRPGHIVVVDTEGEGETQTFTFRGEEKSALPDVPPIEQAAGGAGPNLSKDA, encoded by the coding sequence ATGTTCGAGAGGTTCACCGACCGCGCGCGGCGGGTTGTCGTCCTGGCTCAGGAAGAAGCCCGGATGCTCAACCACAACTACATCGGCACCGAGCACATCCTCCTGGGCCTGATCCACGAGGGTGAGGGTGTCGCCGCTAAGGCCCTGGAGAGCCTCGGGATTTCGCTCGAGGCGGTCCGCCAGCAGGTGGAGGAGATCATCGGGCAGGGGCAGCAGGCTCCGTCCGGCCACATCCCCTTCACCCCCCGTGCCAAGAAGGTCCTGGAGCTGTCGCTCCGCGAGGCCCTTCAGCTGGGCCACAACTACATCGGCACGGAGCACATCCTGCTCGGCCTGATCCGTGAGGGCGAGGGCGTCGCCGCCCAGGTCCTGGTCAAGCTGGGCGCAGATCTCAACCGGGTGCGGCAGCAGGTCATCCAGCTGCTCTCCGGTTACCAGGGCAAGGAGACCGCCACCGCCGGCGGCCCCGCCGAGGGCACCCCCTCGACGTCCCTGGTCCTCGACCAGTTCGGCCGGAACCTCACCCAGGCCGCTCGTGAGTCCAAGCTCGACCCGGTCATCGGGCGCGAGAAGGAGATCGAGCGGGTCATGCAGGTGCTGTCCCGCCGTACCAAGAACAACCCGGTCCTGATCGGTGAGCCCGGCGTCGGCAAGACCGCCGTCGTCGAGGGCCTCGCCCAGGCCATCGTCAAGGGCGAGGTGCCCGAGACCCTCAAGGACAAGCACCTCTACACCCTCGACCTCGGCGCGCTGGTCGCCGGCTCCCGCTACCGCGGTGACTTCGAGGAGCGCCTGAAGAAGGTGCTCAAGGAGATCCGCACCCGCGGCGACATCATCCTGTTCATCGACGAGCTGCACACGCTGGTCGGTGCGGGTGCCGCCGAGGGCGCCATCGACGCCGCTTCGATCCTGAAGCCGATGCTGGCCCGCGGTGAGCTGCAGACCATCGGTGCCACCACCCTGGACGAGTACCGCAAGCACCTGGAGAAGGACGCGGCCCTGGAGCGCCGCTTCCAGCCCATCCAGGTCGCCGAGCCCTCGCTCCCGCACACCATCGAGATCCTCAAGGGTCTGCGTGACCGGTACGAGGCCCACCACCGTGTCTCGATCACGGACGAGGCCCTGGTGCAGGCGGCGACGCTCGCCGACCGGTACATCTCGGACCGCTTCCTGCCGGACAAGGCGATCGACCTGATCGACGAGGCCGGTTCCCGGATGCGCATCCGCCGGATGACCGCGCCGCCGGACCTCCGCGAGTTCGACGAGAAGATCGCCGGTGTCCGCCGGGACAAGGAGTCCGCGATCGACTCGCAGGACTTCGAGAAGGCCGCCTCCCTCCGCGACAAGGAGAAGCAGCTCCTGGCCGCCAAGGCCAAGCGGGAGAAGGAGTGGAAGGCCGGCGACATGGACGTCGTCGCCGAGGTCGACGGCGAGCTGATCGCCGAGGTCCTCGCGACCGCCACCGGCATCCCGGTCTTCAAGCTGACCGAGGAGGAGTCCTCGCGTCTGCTGCGCATGGAGGACGAGCTCCACAAGCGGGTCATCGGCCAGGTCGACGCCGTCAAGGCGCTGTCGAAGGCGATCCGCCGTACGCGTGCCGGTCTGAAGGACCCCAAGCGTCCCGGTGGTTCGTTCATCTTCGCCGGCCCGTCCGGTGTCGGTAAGACCGAGCTGTCCAAGGCGCTCGCCGAGTTCCTCTTCGGCGACGAGGACGCGCTGATCTCCCTCGACATGTCGGAGTTCAGCGAGAAGCACACGGTGTCGCGGCTCTTCGGTTCCCCGCCCGGATACGTGGGCTACGAGGAGGGCGGCCAGCTGACCGAGAAGGTCCGCCGCAAGCCGTTCTCCGTCGTCCTCTTCGACGAGGTCGAGAAGGCCCACCCGGACATCTTCAACTCGCTGCTGCAGATCCTGGAGGACGGTCGCCTGACCGACTCCCAGGGCCGGGTCGTGGACTTCAAGAACACGGTCATCATCATGACGACCAACCTCGGCACCCGGGACATCTCCAAGGGCTTCAACCTGGGCTTCGCGGCCTCGGGCGACAAGAAGACCAACTACGAGCGCATGAAGAACAAGGTCTCGGACGAGCTCAAGCAGCACTTCCGGCCCGAGTTCCTCAACCGTGTCGACGACGTCGTCGTCTTCCCGCAGCTGACGCAGGAGGACATCCTCGCGATCGTCGACCTGATGATCGGCAAGGTCGACGAGCGCCTGAAGGACCGGGACATGGGCATCGAGCTCTCCCAGTCCGCCAAGGAACTGCTGTCCAAGAAGGGGTACGACCCCGTGCTGGGCGCCCGGCCGCTGCGCCGGACCATTCAGCGCGAGATCGAGGACACCCTCTCCGAGAAGATCCTCTTCGGCGAGCTGCGCCCCGGCCACATCGTGGTCGTGGACACCGAGGGCGAGGGGGAGACGCAGACCTTCACCTTCCGGGGTGAGGAGAAGTCGGCGCTGCCGGACGTCCCGCCGATCGAGCAGGCGGCCGGCGGTGCGGGGCCGAACCTGAGCAAGGACGCGTAA
- a CDS encoding SCO3374 family protein, with protein sequence MAIVPLPRRPLDPSASSAVAPRDVPGADPCDAVRWWYENDLGWATVPGTPVHLITGLRFDVLDVPVEAGVAALRHLGPMPGPGSPVALRGGRMLLLVAAGSAEEVPGLLRWLDWGGLDLDLTAVGTGGRMVAPEPPGGTGGRGGVRGEAGSQGAAEWVRPPEPGCEVEPSLPSMSALGGDGGAPDLVRVVDTVATHCHRVRLRRASTGPTESQPLAFS encoded by the coding sequence ATGGCCATCGTCCCCCTTCCCCGCCGACCGCTCGACCCGAGCGCCTCCTCGGCCGTCGCCCCGCGCGATGTCCCGGGTGCGGACCCGTGCGACGCGGTGCGGTGGTGGTACGAGAACGATCTCGGCTGGGCGACCGTGCCCGGGACGCCCGTACACCTCATTACGGGCCTGCGCTTCGATGTACTCGACGTACCGGTGGAAGCGGGGGTCGCGGCGCTTCGGCATCTGGGGCCGATGCCCGGCCCGGGTTCCCCGGTGGCGCTGCGCGGCGGGCGGATGCTGCTGCTGGTCGCGGCGGGGAGCGCGGAGGAGGTGCCGGGATTGTTGCGGTGGCTGGACTGGGGCGGCCTCGACCTGGACCTCACTGCCGTCGGAACGGGCGGTCGCATGGTGGCGCCGGAGCCCCCGGGCGGAACCGGTGGGCGTGGGGGCGTGCGCGGGGAGGCCGGTTCACAGGGGGCCGCCGAGTGGGTGCGGCCCCCCGAGCCGGGGTGCGAGGTCGAACCCTCGCTGCCGAGCATGTCGGCGTTGGGGGGCGATGGGGGCGCCCCCGACCTCGTGCGAGTGGTGGACACGGTGGCGACGCACTGCCACCGCGTCCGGCTGCGGCGCGCGAGCACCGGGCCGACGGAATCTCAGCCGTTGGCCTTCTCGTAG
- a CDS encoding Lsr2 family protein: MAQKVQVLLVDDLDGGEADETVTFALDGKTYEIDLTTANADKLRGLLDPYVKGGRRTGGRAAGGRGKARAASGGSQDTAAIRAWAKENGYEVNDRGRVPASIREAYEKANG; encoded by the coding sequence GTGGCACAGAAGGTTCAGGTCCTTCTTGTCGACGACCTCGACGGCGGCGAGGCGGACGAGACCGTGACGTTCGCGCTGGACGGCAAGACGTACGAGATCGACCTCACGACCGCCAACGCGGACAAGCTTCGCGGCCTTCTCGACCCCTACGTCAAGGGTGGCCGACGTACCGGTGGCCGCGCTGCGGGTGGGCGTGGCAAGGCCCGTGCCGCTTCCGGCGGCAGCCAGGACACCGCGGCCATCCGCGCCTGGGCGAAGGAGAACGGTTACGAGGTCAACGACCGCGGTCGCGTCCCCGCCTCCATCCGCGAGGCCTACGAGAAGGCCAACGGCTGA
- a CDS encoding amino-acid N-acetyltransferase produces MPATSPEATAKAITVRRARTSDVPHVRDLLDSYVQRRILLDKATVTLYEDIQEFWVAERDDNAQVVGCGALHVMWEDLAEVRTLAVNPDAKGLGVGHQLLEKLLHTARWLGVRRVFCLTFEVEFFAKHGFVEIGETPVDTDVYAELLRSYDEGVAEFLGLERVKPNTLGNSRMLLHL; encoded by the coding sequence ATGCCAGCAACGAGTCCCGAAGCCACCGCAAAAGCCATCACCGTCAGGCGGGCTCGGACCAGCGATGTCCCGCACGTGCGCGACCTGCTCGACTCCTACGTCCAGCGGCGCATCCTGCTCGACAAAGCGACGGTCACGCTTTACGAGGACATCCAGGAGTTCTGGGTCGCGGAACGGGACGACAACGCCCAGGTCGTCGGCTGCGGCGCGCTGCACGTCATGTGGGAAGACCTCGCGGAAGTCCGCACTCTCGCGGTGAACCCGGACGCCAAGGGGCTCGGCGTCGGTCACCAGTTGCTCGAGAAGTTGCTGCACACCGCTCGCTGGCTGGGTGTTCGACGCGTTTTCTGTCTGACCTTCGAAGTCGAGTTCTTCGCCAAGCACGGCTTCGTGGAGATCGGTGAGACTCCCGTCGACACCGATGTCTACGCGGAGCTGCTGCGTTCCTATGACGAGGGCGTCGCGGAGTTCCTGGGTCTCGAACGAGTGAAACCGAACACCTTGGGCAACAGCCGGATGCTTCTGCATCTGTGA
- a CDS encoding BlaI/MecI/CopY family transcriptional regulator produces the protein MGELEDAVMTRVWKWNRPVTVREVLEDLQQERSIAYTTVMTVLDNLHQKGWVRREAEGRAYRYEAVSTRAAYAAALMNEAWSQSDNPAAALVAFFGMMSEEQRQALTDAVRIVQGPGPRKPEPAAPAAPVLETPVETEGESVESSGETQGTPGESPDLPGR, from the coding sequence TTGGGAGAACTCGAAGACGCGGTCATGACGCGGGTGTGGAAGTGGAACCGCCCGGTGACAGTTCGGGAAGTCCTGGAAGACCTTCAGCAGGAACGGTCCATCGCGTACACCACCGTGATGACCGTTCTGGACAATCTCCATCAGAAGGGCTGGGTGCGCCGGGAGGCGGAGGGCCGGGCCTATCGATATGAGGCCGTCTCCACTCGCGCCGCCTACGCGGCCGCACTCATGAACGAAGCCTGGTCGCAGAGCGACAACCCCGCCGCCGCCCTCGTCGCCTTCTTCGGGATGATGAGCGAGGAACAGCGACAGGCGCTCACCGACGCCGTACGCATCGTGCAGGGCCCGGGCCCCCGCAAACCCGAACCCGCCGCGCCCGCCGCCCCCGTCCTCGAAACCCCTGTTGAAACGGAGGGCGAATCCGTCGAATCGTCCGGCGAAACACAGGGGACCCCCGGCGAATCACCGGATCTCCCCGGGCGATAG
- a CDS encoding type III pantothenate kinase yields the protein MLLTIDVGNTHTVLGLFDGEDIVEHWRISTDSRRTADELAVLLQGLMGMHPLLGEELGDGIDGIAICATVPSVLHELREVTRRYYGDVPAVLVEPGVKTGVPILTDNPKEVGADRIINAVAAVELYGGPAVVVDFGTATTFDAVSARGEYVGGVIAPGIEISVEALGVKGAQLRKIEVARPRSVIGKNTVEAMQSGIVYGFAGQVDGVVSRMVRELADDPADVTVIATGGLAPMVLGESSVIDEHEPWLTLIGLRLVYERNVSRL from the coding sequence ATGCTGCTGACGATCGACGTGGGCAACACCCACACCGTCCTCGGACTGTTCGACGGCGAGGACATCGTCGAACACTGGCGCATCTCCACGGACTCGCGGCGCACCGCCGACGAACTGGCCGTCCTCCTCCAGGGCCTCATGGGCATGCACCCGCTGCTCGGCGAGGAACTCGGCGACGGCATCGACGGCATCGCGATCTGCGCCACCGTCCCGTCGGTGCTGCACGAGCTGCGCGAGGTGACCCGCCGCTACTACGGCGACGTCCCCGCCGTCCTCGTCGAGCCGGGCGTGAAGACGGGCGTCCCGATCCTCACGGACAACCCGAAGGAGGTCGGCGCCGACCGCATCATCAACGCCGTCGCCGCCGTCGAGCTGTACGGCGGGCCGGCCGTCGTCGTGGACTTCGGTACGGCGACGACGTTCGACGCGGTCAGCGCGCGCGGCGAGTACGTCGGCGGTGTCATCGCACCCGGTATCGAGATCTCCGTCGAGGCGCTCGGCGTCAAGGGCGCCCAGCTCCGCAAGATCGAGGTCGCCCGGCCGCGCAGCGTCATCGGCAAGAACACGGTCGAGGCGATGCAGTCCGGGATCGTGTACGGGTTCGCCGGGCAGGTCGACGGTGTCGTCAGCCGCATGGTCCGCGAACTCGCCGACGACCCCGCGGACGTGACGGTCATCGCGACGGGCGGGCTGGCACCGATGGTGCTGGGCGAGTCCTCGGTGATCGACGAACACGAGCCGTGGCTGACGCTGATCGGGCTCCGGCTGGTGTACGAGCGGAACGTGTCGCGACTGTGA
- the nadC gene encoding carboxylating nicotinate-nucleotide diphosphorylase — MSTPDLPLAQSGGCGDGCACGADDGLSEEYLECGLDPALAQLLADAGLDPVEVEDIANVAIQEDLDHGVDVTTVATIPEDARATADFTAREGGVVAGLRVAEAVLSVACSDEFEVERHVDDGDRVEAGQKLLSVTGATRDLLTAERSALNLLCRLSGIATATRAWADTLEGTGAKVRDTRKTTPGLRSLEKFAVRCGGGINHRMSLSDAALVKDNHVVAAGGVAQAFKAVREMFPEVPIEVEVDTLHQLREVVDAGADLILLDNFTPLECEEAVSIVDGRALLEASGRLTLANAKAYADTGVDYLAVGALTHSSPILDIGLDLRAAE, encoded by the coding sequence GTGAGCACTCCCGACCTTCCCCTCGCCCAGAGCGGCGGCTGCGGCGACGGCTGCGCCTGCGGCGCGGACGACGGCCTCAGTGAGGAATACCTGGAGTGCGGGCTCGATCCCGCGCTCGCCCAGCTCCTGGCCGACGCCGGACTCGACCCCGTGGAGGTCGAGGACATCGCCAACGTCGCCATCCAGGAGGATCTCGACCACGGCGTGGACGTGACCACGGTCGCCACGATCCCCGAGGACGCGCGCGCCACCGCCGACTTCACCGCCCGCGAGGGCGGCGTCGTGGCGGGCCTGAGAGTCGCCGAGGCGGTCCTCTCGGTGGCCTGCTCCGACGAGTTCGAGGTCGAGCGGCACGTCGACGACGGCGACCGCGTCGAAGCCGGCCAGAAGCTCCTCAGCGTCACCGGCGCCACCCGTGACCTGCTCACCGCCGAGCGCAGCGCCCTGAACCTGCTGTGCCGCCTCTCCGGCATCGCGACCGCCACGCGCGCGTGGGCGGACACCCTGGAGGGCACCGGGGCCAAGGTGCGCGACACCCGGAAGACGACGCCGGGGCTGCGTTCCCTGGAGAAGTTCGCGGTCCGCTGCGGCGGCGGGATCAACCACCGCATGTCCCTGTCGGACGCGGCCCTGGTCAAGGACAACCACGTGGTCGCCGCGGGCGGTGTCGCCCAGGCCTTCAAGGCCGTGCGGGAGATGTTCCCCGAGGTGCCCATCGAGGTCGAGGTGGACACCCTGCACCAGCTGCGCGAGGTCGTCGACGCGGGCGCCGATCTGATCCTCCTGGACAACTTCACGCCGCTGGAGTGCGAGGAGGCCGTCTCGATCGTCGACGGCCGCGCCCTCCTGGAGGCCTCGGGCCGGCTGACCCTCGCCAACGCGAAGGCGTACGCGGACACCGGCGTCGACTACCTGGCCGTCGGGGCCCTGACCCACTCGTCCCCGATCCTGGACATCGGCCTCGACCTGCGCGCGGCCGAGTAG